One window of the Halobacillus litoralis genome contains the following:
- a CDS encoding EamA family transporter, producing the protein MKLKGSLLVLIGAASFGFTPIFVKKGFEYGYTLGQLNITQMVIAFVLLWVLCLFKRVSIKDMNRKDALQVMLTGTSVGLTGIFYYGAMQYLPASLAIILLFQFVWVGMIYEWIFSKSKPTKINMISMVVTLTGVFFASDVFQGEVLDLPGMGILLGFLSAITYAGFIFFSGIVAPKTDPVLRSWFMVTGSTILILIVFMKDIPTIQMTDGRLWVVGAGIALVGAVIPPLFFAGGAPHISGRLANVLGSVELPVAIISAMVILSETVTLLQWLGILLIICAILINEFGGKLMYSYREAVDRSG; encoded by the coding sequence ATGAAGCTTAAAGGCAGCCTATTGGTATTGATCGGAGCTGCAAGTTTCGGGTTTACACCGATTTTTGTAAAAAAAGGTTTCGAATATGGATACACACTGGGGCAGTTGAATATTACACAAATGGTTATCGCCTTCGTTCTATTATGGGTGTTGTGCCTATTTAAGCGAGTATCCATCAAGGACATGAATAGAAAAGATGCACTTCAAGTAATGCTGACAGGGACATCCGTCGGTTTGACCGGCATTTTTTATTATGGAGCCATGCAGTACCTGCCAGCTTCACTTGCTATCATATTATTGTTTCAATTTGTCTGGGTCGGGATGATTTATGAATGGATTTTCAGTAAAAGCAAGCCAACGAAAATCAATATGATTTCAATGGTAGTGACATTGACGGGTGTGTTCTTTGCCTCGGACGTTTTTCAGGGAGAAGTATTAGATTTGCCGGGAATGGGGATTTTACTAGGTTTCCTCTCAGCAATTACCTATGCTGGTTTCATCTTTTTCAGTGGAATCGTCGCCCCGAAAACAGACCCTGTGCTGCGCAGCTGGTTTATGGTTACGGGTTCTACCATTCTTATTCTGATCGTGTTCATGAAAGATATCCCGACAATCCAGATGACCGACGGAAGGCTTTGGGTGGTAGGGGCCGGCATCGCTCTGGTCGGGGCGGTCATTCCCCCGCTATTTTTTGCTGGAGGAGCCCCGCACATATCAGGGAGGCTGGCCAACGTGCTCGGTTCTGTGGAATTACCAGTCGCGATCATTTCCGCTATGGTGATTTTGTCCGAAACGGTCACACTTTTGCAATGGCTAGGTATCCTTCTGATTATTTGTGCGATATTGATTAATGAATTCGGTGGTAAATTGATGTATTCTTACCGAGAAGCTGTCGATAGAAGTGGCTGA
- a CDS encoding GNAT family N-acetyltransferase, with protein sequence MEIVNVEAISDTIIRDFLELHWGSTKMVVSSGSYDCTILDGFAALNDQARLIGLVTYIIHDVECEIISLDSIVEGEGIGTSLVHSVEKTAMDLQCRKLTLITTNDNLTAIAFYQKRGFRFSRILHNAVEQARKIKPEIPMTGNHGIPIIDEIEMTKRFNP encoded by the coding sequence ATGGAAATAGTAAACGTAGAAGCAATATCGGATACAATCATCCGTGATTTTTTAGAGTTGCACTGGGGGAGCACGAAGATGGTGGTCTCCAGTGGGAGTTATGATTGCACAATACTCGATGGGTTTGCAGCATTAAATGATCAAGCTCGACTCATCGGCTTAGTCACCTACATCATCCATGATGTTGAATGTGAAATCATATCCTTAGATAGTATTGTTGAAGGTGAAGGCATAGGCACAAGTCTTGTTCATTCTGTTGAAAAGACTGCAATGGATTTGCAATGTCGAAAGCTTACACTTATCACAACCAATGACAATCTGACTGCCATTGCTTTCTATCAAAAAAGGGGATTCCGATTTTCCCGCATCTTACATAATGCAGTAGAACAAGCGAGAAAAATCAAACCAGAAATCCCTATGACTGGTAATCACGGCATTCCAATAATTGATGAAATAGAAATGACCAAAAGATTTAACCCATAA
- a CDS encoding DUF4306 domain-containing protein: MKFWAQAVFNICVLFGAALVTWYEGSAIRMNPWEWKYSAHFSQMFHGEVHTETDILAIDHFIYAAKFKPFFPLIMAGCILHLIVLTGFGLLKKEAKKPALYLSLLGVSLFICSGIVFQSPASGLKLFSAFFLITGIACILMALLIKSPFYQNRISEKFIS, from the coding sequence ATGAAATTTTGGGCGCAAGCGGTCTTTAATATTTGTGTTTTATTCGGAGCGGCTCTTGTCACCTGGTATGAGGGAAGTGCTATCCGAATGAATCCGTGGGAATGGAAGTATAGTGCTCATTTTTCACAAATGTTCCATGGAGAAGTCCATACGGAAACAGATATCTTAGCGATCGACCACTTCATTTATGCAGCAAAATTCAAACCATTTTTCCCACTCATTATGGCTGGTTGTATTCTTCATTTGATTGTATTGACAGGCTTTGGATTATTGAAAAAGGAAGCAAAAAAACCTGCCTTGTACCTATCTCTTCTTGGTGTTTCCCTTTTCATTTGCAGTGGAATCGTTTTTCAATCGCCTGCCTCTGGACTGAAACTGTTTTCCGCCTTTTTTCTAATTACAGGTATAGCATGTATCCTAATGGCGTTGCTGATCAAATCTCCCTTTTACCAAAATAGAATCTCTGAAAAATTCATCAGCTGA
- a CDS encoding VOC family protein, which produces MIERLDTVCLKVRDVIESSKWYEEKLGFTVSFEGEGYRVLSIGESSVPLTIEEGEVEAGRSKSYPIFYSKDIETTYKKLQSKGVQVSEIQNDDVNHFFDVYDQDGNRMQICFFSQNGEK; this is translated from the coding sequence ATGATTGAAAGGTTAGATACAGTCTGTTTAAAAGTCCGCGATGTCATTGAGTCCAGTAAGTGGTATGAAGAAAAGTTAGGTTTCACTGTTTCTTTTGAGGGTGAAGGTTACAGGGTGCTCAGTATTGGGGAGAGCAGCGTTCCTTTAACCATAGAGGAAGGAGAAGTAGAAGCAGGCAGAAGCAAAAGCTATCCGATTTTCTATTCAAAAGATATTGAAACTACATATAAGAAACTTCAATCAAAAGGTGTGCAGGTGAGCGAAATACAAAATGATGACGTGAACCACTTTTTTGACGTATACGACCAGGATGGCAACCGTATGCAAATCTGTTTCTTTTCTCAAAACGGAGAAAAATAA
- a CDS encoding GNAT family N-acetyltransferase, with product MNIREMKTNEIDDIKTLRLESYNEYEELLSENHWSVLKKTLLSDYDLKTNAKTFVIELDDNIVGSVVLFPPSIKAYDWNDNVQNYPEIRMLSVNPSSRGRGIAKALIKHCIQVSKEEKHSRIGLHSASFMNALPLYEKLGFEHFPELDFEPLNDGIIVKGFIKDLNAGS from the coding sequence ATGAATATCAGAGAAATGAAAACTAATGAAATTGATGACATAAAAACACTTCGGCTGGAAAGTTACAACGAATATGAAGAATTACTTTCCGAAAATCATTGGAGTGTATTGAAAAAAACGCTTCTGTCTGATTATGATTTAAAAACAAATGCGAAAACATTTGTGATTGAACTTGATGACAACATTGTTGGGAGTGTTGTTTTATTCCCTCCTTCCATTAAAGCTTATGATTGGAATGACAACGTTCAAAACTATCCGGAAATTCGTATGTTGTCCGTTAACCCTTCTTCTCGAGGGAGGGGGATTGCGAAGGCTCTTATCAAACATTGCATTCAGGTTTCAAAAGAAGAAAAACATTCCCGCATTGGTCTTCATTCCGCTTCTTTCATGAATGCGCTGCCTCTTTATGAAAAATTGGGGTTTGAGCACTTTCCAGAACTCGATTTCGAGCCCCTGAATGATGGAATAATAGTCAAAGGATTTATCAAGGATTTGAATGCGGGCTCCTAG
- a CDS encoding MDR family MFS transporter, with protein METTLNRKIILITFMIGAFFAVLNETLLNIALTELMEVFGLDAPTVQWMATGFMLVMGVLMPISALLIQWFTTRQMFIGVMSIFLTGTIIAASAFNFPMLLTGRMVQAVGTGLLIPVIMNALLLLYPPEVRGKIMGTFGLVIMFAPAIGPTLSGVIVDFLGWRWLFITVIPFAVFSILFAVKYLQNVGEVTRPKADYFSILLSSIGIGGIVYGFSSAGESGEGFASIQILTVIGVSLVSLILFVLRQLKLEEPLLDVRVFTYKSYARGITIFVIVIMAMFASEIVMPMYLQGPLGFSAKMAGLLLLPGALLNGLMSPVMGTLFDKFGPRKLIIPGSMVLVGVMIFFSNINPSIPVWSFIVAYILLMLAVSAILMPAQTNALNELPKHLYPHGTAIANTLQPIGGALGVSIFVSIMSQGQKGYLGGQTGAITGEVRNQAMTAGVHHAYWFALALCIVIFVISLFIKKAIAPDYEPEENV; from the coding sequence ATGGAAACTACACTTAATCGAAAAATTATTCTTATTACCTTTATGATTGGCGCGTTTTTTGCTGTTCTGAATGAGACGCTTCTCAATATCGCTTTGACAGAACTTATGGAAGTTTTTGGTCTGGACGCACCGACAGTCCAATGGATGGCGACAGGATTCATGCTTGTCATGGGAGTTTTGATGCCGATCTCTGCACTATTGATCCAATGGTTTACTACAAGGCAAATGTTCATCGGTGTCATGTCGATCTTTTTGACAGGTACGATCATTGCTGCATCTGCTTTCAATTTTCCGATGTTACTGACAGGTCGGATGGTTCAAGCCGTTGGTACGGGATTGTTGATCCCGGTCATCATGAATGCACTGTTGCTGCTCTATCCACCTGAAGTGCGCGGGAAAATCATGGGAACGTTCGGCCTTGTCATAATGTTCGCACCAGCGATCGGCCCGACACTATCAGGCGTTATCGTAGACTTTCTAGGCTGGCGCTGGCTGTTTATTACAGTGATCCCATTCGCCGTCTTCTCGATACTTTTCGCTGTCAAATACTTACAGAATGTTGGAGAAGTGACCCGTCCGAAAGCTGATTACTTCTCCATCCTATTATCATCCATCGGTATAGGAGGAATCGTCTACGGGTTCAGCAGCGCTGGTGAGAGCGGAGAGGGCTTTGCGTCCATCCAGATCCTGACGGTCATCGGTGTCAGTCTTGTCAGTTTGATTCTTTTCGTCCTCCGCCAGTTGAAATTGGAGGAGCCTTTGCTTGATGTCCGTGTGTTTACTTATAAAAGCTATGCCAGGGGCATCACCATTTTCGTCATTGTCATCATGGCGATGTTCGCTTCTGAAATTGTCATGCCGATGTACTTGCAAGGACCTCTAGGGTTTTCTGCGAAAATGGCCGGGTTATTGCTGTTACCAGGGGCTTTATTGAATGGTTTGATGTCACCTGTCATGGGGACTCTTTTCGATAAATTCGGGCCGAGGAAGCTGATCATTCCCGGATCTATGGTCTTAGTGGGTGTGATGATTTTCTTCAGTAATATCAATCCATCGATTCCGGTATGGTCGTTCATCGTCGCGTATATTTTATTGATGCTGGCAGTTTCAGCCATTTTGATGCCTGCTCAAACGAATGCATTGAACGAGCTGCCTAAGCACTTGTATCCACATGGTACAGCGATTGCCAATACTTTGCAGCCAATCGGTGGCGCGCTTGGTGTATCGATTTTCGTAAGTATCATGAGTCAAGGACAAAAAGGTTATTTGGGCGGCCAAACAGGTGCAATTACTGGGGAAGTCAGGAATCAAGCGATGACAGCTGGTGTCCACCATGCCTATTGGTTTGCCCTTGCCTTATGTATCGTGATTTTTGTGATTTCTCTTTTTATCAAGAAAGCCATTGCACCAGATTACGAACCAGAAGAGAATGTATAA
- a CDS encoding TrkH family potassium uptake protein, with product MSYAYKKKFYKFFDKLTPFQVIVLFYLSAVVISTILISLPFLHKEGMHISFIDSLFTAVSAVSVTGLTVISTADTFNTPGYFVLMFILQFGGIGVMTLGTFIWLMLGKKIGLKSRELIKTDQNRSTFAGMVKLIKQILLIIIFIEAVGALILSVYFTQYFPTVGESVVQGMFASVSATTNAGFDITGTSLVMFEDDYFVQFINMLLLTLGAIGFPVLIEIKDYLTHKQKNFINFSLFAKLTSITFGALVFVGTVLIYLLDRNYFFEGKSWHEALFFSLFQSVTTRNGGLATMDVSDFSTPTLLVICILMFIGASPSSVGGGIRTTTFAITLLSVISYARGKSSVRVFRREIDPQDIFRSFIVINTAIAITGLAVILLNFFEPQFTLMQIIFETCSAFGTTGLSMGITADLHWAGKIIIIALMFIGRIGIFSFLFIIRGKVSKDRYHYPKEPMIIG from the coding sequence ATGTCCTATGCGTATAAAAAGAAATTCTATAAATTTTTTGATAAGCTTACTCCCTTTCAAGTGATCGTATTGTTCTATCTTTCCGCTGTAGTTATTTCAACGATCTTGATCAGTTTACCTTTTTTACATAAAGAAGGCATGCATATCAGCTTCATTGACTCTCTTTTTACTGCTGTCAGTGCAGTCAGCGTAACTGGTCTAACCGTTATCTCAACAGCAGATACTTTCAATACACCCGGCTATTTTGTCCTTATGTTCATCCTTCAATTCGGCGGGATCGGTGTCATGACATTAGGGACGTTCATATGGTTGATGCTTGGTAAAAAAATCGGTTTGAAAAGCCGGGAGCTGATCAAAACAGACCAAAACCGCTCTACGTTTGCCGGGATGGTCAAACTCATCAAACAAATTCTTTTGATTATCATCTTTATTGAAGCAGTCGGTGCTTTAATATTAAGCGTCTATTTCACACAATATTTCCCGACTGTCGGAGAATCCGTGGTCCAGGGGATGTTCGCCTCTGTAAGTGCGACAACAAATGCCGGGTTTGATATTACCGGTACATCTCTGGTGATGTTTGAGGATGATTACTTTGTGCAGTTCATCAATATGCTTTTACTTACCCTTGGGGCGATCGGCTTTCCAGTCCTGATCGAAATAAAAGATTACCTAACACATAAGCAAAAAAACTTCATTAACTTTTCCTTATTTGCTAAATTAACGTCCATCACCTTCGGGGCCCTTGTGTTTGTTGGTACGGTGCTCATCTATTTGCTTGATCGCAATTATTTTTTTGAAGGGAAATCATGGCATGAAGCATTATTCTTCTCCCTGTTCCAATCTGTAACCACCCGTAACGGCGGACTCGCAACGATGGATGTTAGTGACTTTAGTACTCCAACATTGCTGGTCATTTGTATCCTTATGTTCATTGGTGCATCTCCCAGTAGTGTAGGAGGAGGAATTCGAACAACCACGTTTGCCATTACACTCCTCAGTGTGATTTCATACGCACGTGGAAAAAGCAGTGTGCGGGTATTCAGGCGTGAAATTGACCCTCAGGATATTTTCCGTTCGTTCATTGTCATCAATACGGCCATTGCCATTACCGGACTCGCAGTCATATTATTAAATTTTTTCGAACCGCAATTCACTCTCATGCAAATAATATTTGAAACATGTTCTGCGTTCGGGACCACTGGCTTATCCATGGGCATCACAGCGGATTTACATTGGGCAGGAAAAATAATCATCATTGCCTTGATGTTCATCGGTCGAATCGGAATTTTCTCTTTCCTATTTATCATCAGAGGAAAAGTGTCCAAAGATCGTTATCATTATCCAAAAGAACCGATGATCATCGGTTGA
- a CDS encoding RNA polymerase alpha subunit C-terminal domain-containing protein: protein MTTSNKESRTCSQGHTYYKSSACPVCPICEDEQKPDQGFLSKLSAPARRALENHDIHSLQDLSTLSEKEVLKFHGMGPASLPILKKALDSEGLTFRLP, encoded by the coding sequence ATGACTACATCAAACAAAGAATCCAGGACTTGCAGCCAGGGTCATACGTATTATAAAAGCAGTGCCTGTCCAGTTTGCCCCATTTGTGAGGATGAACAAAAGCCCGACCAAGGATTCCTTTCAAAACTTTCAGCCCCGGCAAGACGTGCTCTTGAGAATCATGATATACATTCTTTGCAGGATCTATCCACATTAAGTGAGAAAGAAGTGCTGAAGTTTCATGGGATGGGTCCAGCATCTCTTCCCATTTTAAAAAAAGCCTTGGATTCAGAAGGCCTGACGTTCCGGTTACCATAA
- a CDS encoding ABC transporter substrate-binding protein, producing MFTMRYFSLRAHFHDRETDLSCSFKLQELESIWFCTNKNSKRILKEMTDRKWLNYKPGKGRGHHSTLTFYQPFQKEVEDYVKTCVESEKLDQVAQLLRLPIPKAWIAKSSSDIRRLFSYDDHHQAKDVLHAFITRDFTTLDPLEVAVTFEAHLIEQLGDSLLNYDAEKDAIIPHIAHHYEENNDGEQWTFHLRKGVQFHHREELTSRDVAATIRRVQNGPASSAWMAADIERVDCPHPYKIIVHLKKPNPFFPRYMASSNFCILPEDVPFDEWEWIGTGPFFLKQRTENKIVLGAFDSYFKERPLLDEVSFFKVSREAASAINLTVDEATSEIPASKDEIETGFRFLTFNFHKRNVVQSPAFREAVFHLLNIKKMAMDLEVDQYVEASSFVPWRSKHLQKDESKITALLDESGYRGEKLRVYHLDFPNAVKEADWLVKEGRKYGIHFESHSFNFSDMYNRTIDSQIDLIFMGEVSSLDYHLSFLGAFYNDALLFRRLFPKQGLEWIDQHLEKIKRCHTAEEREKLMNKIESYIKDNHLLIFQHHPIKVRTFHPLLQGVRFQSFGHFDFSKMWISK from the coding sequence ATGTTTACTATGCGTTATTTCTCTTTGCGTGCCCATTTCCATGATCGTGAAACGGATTTATCCTGTTCTTTCAAGTTACAAGAGCTTGAATCGATTTGGTTTTGCACAAACAAAAACAGCAAGCGCATACTCAAGGAGATGACAGACCGTAAATGGCTGAACTACAAACCAGGAAAAGGCAGAGGCCATCACTCCACCCTTACCTTCTATCAGCCATTCCAAAAAGAAGTAGAAGACTATGTTAAAACCTGTGTGGAAAGTGAAAAGCTTGATCAAGTAGCCCAGTTGTTACGTCTGCCTATACCTAAAGCATGGATCGCCAAATCCTCTTCTGATATCCGACGTTTGTTCAGTTATGATGATCATCATCAAGCGAAAGATGTCTTACATGCATTCATTACAAGGGATTTCACTACCTTGGATCCTTTGGAAGTAGCTGTTACCTTTGAAGCCCACCTCATAGAACAGTTAGGAGATTCCTTGTTGAATTATGATGCAGAGAAGGATGCGATCATCCCTCATATTGCCCATCATTATGAGGAGAACAACGATGGTGAACAGTGGACCTTTCATTTGAGAAAAGGGGTTCAGTTCCACCACCGGGAGGAACTGACGAGTCGTGATGTAGCGGCAACCATCAGACGCGTACAAAACGGGCCGGCGTCCTCTGCCTGGATGGCAGCAGACATTGAAAGAGTGGATTGCCCTCATCCCTACAAGATTATTGTTCATTTGAAAAAGCCGAACCCCTTTTTCCCAAGATATATGGCTTCATCAAATTTCTGTATTCTACCTGAAGACGTACCTTTCGATGAATGGGAATGGATTGGTACCGGGCCATTCTTTTTAAAGCAACGCACAGAAAATAAAATCGTATTAGGTGCTTTTGACAGTTATTTCAAAGAGCGTCCCTTATTGGATGAAGTAAGCTTCTTCAAAGTCTCCCGCGAAGCAGCCAGTGCAATCAATTTGACTGTTGATGAAGCCACTTCTGAAATTCCAGCCAGCAAAGACGAAATTGAAACTGGCTTCCGCTTTCTCACCTTCAATTTCCATAAACGGAATGTCGTCCAAAGCCCCGCCTTTCGTGAAGCTGTTTTTCACTTATTGAATATAAAGAAAATGGCGATGGATTTAGAAGTCGATCAATACGTTGAAGCGAGCAGTTTTGTGCCATGGCGGTCCAAGCATTTACAAAAAGATGAGAGCAAGATTACGGCTTTACTCGATGAATCCGGTTATCGTGGGGAAAAGTTACGTGTCTATCATTTAGACTTTCCGAATGCGGTAAAGGAAGCAGACTGGCTCGTAAAGGAAGGTCGAAAATATGGGATTCATTTTGAAAGTCACTCGTTCAATTTCAGTGATATGTATAACCGTACGATTGACAGTCAAATAGATTTAATTTTCATGGGGGAAGTTTCCTCACTCGATTATCACTTATCTTTTCTTGGTGCTTTTTATAATGATGCACTCTTGTTCAGAAGGCTTTTTCCAAAGCAAGGTTTAGAGTGGATCGATCAACATTTGGAGAAAATAAAAAGATGTCACACAGCTGAAGAAAGAGAAAAACTGATGAATAAGATCGAGAGCTACATAAAGGACAACCATTTGCTTATTTTCCAACACCATCCGATCAAAGTGCGAACCTTTCATCCTTTGTTGCAAGGCGTCCGATTTCAGTCGTTCGGCCATTTTGACTTTTCGAAGATGTGGATTTCCAAATAG
- a CDS encoding MDR family MFS transporter, producing the protein MFKELHQNIRIRIYTSFLSRVVGAAVFPFMAIYFTSKMNATVAGILILIQVGVQFFTGLYGGYLADIIGRKRLMVTGEYLKLFAFAGMLAANSPWLESAWITFIMMLLVGVSGGLVNPAAEAMLIDVSTKETRSFMYAINYWAINMSMMIGLVIGGWFFERHLFELIGVLIGISLLTLWMTSTKIIDTYKVCDEKTGEGYGWKPLLKNYQLVVKDFSFLAFTLGGVAILGIEFQRNNFISIRLEEAIIPHMVDVFHLFSFQLDGIRLLSLLTVANTLAIVFFTGIVSKWIKGRKEEPIMYTGFILFGLGYAYMAFSTNITGLFIAVAVLSIGELLYVPTRQSILADIVDDSRRGAYMAFNGLVFQLGKMLGALGLILGNILGGYGMGMFYLVLVVAGIFFSSVAIRGRKAPITEFRASS; encoded by the coding sequence ATGTTCAAAGAACTGCATCAGAATATTAGAATCCGGATTTATACTTCATTCCTGAGCCGGGTGGTCGGAGCGGCCGTTTTCCCATTCATGGCGATATACTTCACAAGTAAAATGAATGCAACTGTTGCCGGTATCTTGATTCTCATTCAAGTAGGCGTGCAATTCTTCACAGGATTATATGGGGGTTACCTGGCAGATATAATCGGGAGGAAGCGGTTGATGGTGACAGGAGAATATTTGAAGCTATTTGCTTTTGCTGGCATGCTGGCAGCCAATTCACCATGGCTTGAATCGGCCTGGATCACATTCATTATGATGCTGCTCGTCGGTGTTTCAGGAGGACTTGTCAATCCAGCTGCCGAAGCCATGCTGATCGATGTAAGTACAAAGGAAACAAGGTCATTCATGTACGCCATCAATTACTGGGCGATCAATATGTCGATGATGATCGGTTTAGTGATCGGAGGGTGGTTCTTTGAGAGGCACCTTTTCGAATTGATCGGTGTCCTGATAGGTATCAGCCTATTGACATTGTGGATGACCAGCACAAAAATTATCGATACATACAAAGTGTGTGACGAGAAAACGGGTGAAGGTTACGGGTGGAAACCTTTGTTGAAAAACTACCAGCTTGTGGTCAAAGATTTTTCCTTTCTAGCCTTTACTCTCGGAGGTGTAGCCATCTTAGGAATCGAATTTCAGCGCAATAATTTCATTTCCATACGGCTTGAGGAGGCAATCATTCCCCATATGGTTGATGTGTTTCACTTATTCTCTTTTCAACTGGATGGAATTCGCTTATTGAGTTTATTAACGGTTGCTAACACCCTGGCCATCGTCTTCTTTACAGGAATTGTTTCGAAATGGATCAAAGGACGGAAAGAAGAACCGATCATGTACACCGGATTCATATTGTTCGGACTAGGGTATGCATACATGGCCTTCAGTACGAATATCACGGGTTTATTCATAGCCGTAGCGGTCTTGTCGATTGGCGAATTATTGTATGTGCCGACAAGACAATCAATATTAGCAGATATTGTAGATGATTCAAGGCGAGGGGCTTATATGGCTTTCAATGGATTGGTTTTTCAACTCGGAAAAATGCTGGGAGCTTTGGGTCTCATTCTTGGAAATATTCTCGGTGGGTATGGCATGGGGATGTTTTATCTTGTCCTTGTGGTTGCCGGGATCTTTTTCTCAAGTGTTGCAATCAGGGGACGAAAAGCGCCGATCACCGAATTCCGTGCAAGTAGTTGA
- a CDS encoding DUF420 domain-containing protein translates to MKKEFNYVPWVVGLSIAINVIVVALLFVPKAGGDTDFDIKLLPLLNAVLNSFTFVFLSAALFMILRKNIKWHKRFIFAAFTSTALFLVSYLTYHSMAESTSFGGEGFVANVYYFILITHIVLAALIVPLALLTLFRGLAMKVDKHRKIARWTMPLWLYVSLTGVIVYLMISPYY, encoded by the coding sequence ATGAAGAAGGAATTCAATTACGTCCCATGGGTCGTCGGGCTGTCAATTGCCATCAACGTCATCGTTGTAGCCCTATTGTTCGTGCCGAAAGCCGGTGGCGACACAGATTTTGATATCAAGCTGCTTCCATTATTGAACGCAGTCCTCAATTCGTTCACATTTGTTTTCTTGTCAGCCGCTTTGTTCATGATTTTGAGAAAAAATATAAAGTGGCACAAACGCTTCATTTTCGCTGCTTTCACCTCTACCGCCTTATTTCTTGTTTCCTATCTTACGTACCACTCTATGGCGGAGTCTACTTCGTTCGGCGGCGAAGGTTTCGTAGCCAATGTATACTATTTCATTTTGATCACTCATATCGTTTTGGCAGCCTTGATTGTGCCGCTTGCACTCTTAACATTGTTCCGCGGGCTTGCTATGAAAGTGGATAAGCACCGCAAGATTGCCAGATGGACGATGCCTTTATGGTTATATGTCAGTTTGACAGGTGTCATCGTCTACTTGATGATTTCTCCTTACTATTAA
- a CDS encoding alpha/beta fold hydrolase: protein MKKEFNYVPWVVGLSIAINVIVVALLFVPKAGGDTDFDIKLLPLLNAVLNSFTFVYLTGEDDHMFKKDVTKDLTDMPKATLIVLSNSGHVVNLDQPDAFNKVSLTFMQTKGQVKAQDLEDNVYSIKS from the coding sequence ATGAAGAAGGAATTCAATTACGTCCCATGGGTCGTCGGGCTGTCAATTGCCATCAACGTCATCGTTGTAGCCCTATTGTTCGTGCCGAAAGCCGGTGGCGACACAGATTTTGATATCAAGCTGCTTCCATTATTGAACGCAGTCCTCAATTCGTTCACATTTGTTTACTTGACGGGAGAGGATGACCATATGTTCAAAAAGGATGTCACCAAAGATCTAACGGACATGCCTAAGGCAACTTTGATCGTGTTATCGAATAGTGGTCATGTAGTCAATTTAGATCAACCTGATGCCTTCAACAAAGTTTCCCTTACGTTCATGCAAACAAAAGGGCAAGTGAAAGCCCAGGATTTAGAAGATAACGTTTACTCAATCAAGTCTTAA
- a CDS encoding alpha/beta fold hydrolase, translating into MLEYKVIGSDPAKEYVIFLHGIGGSANIFFPQMKAFKKSFNLIAVNLPGHKKSSSVSEYKGGFSFDDVTEEVLKVLDEIGVEKAHFVGISLGSVVIHKILSVAPHRVSTAVLGGAITRINLLAKMLLLWGTLLKNVTPHLWLYSLCARILMPNDNHKDSRNAFIQEAAQMKRQDFLGWYDIVHTVPETFTNIETTAASVPKLYLTGEDDHMFKKDVTKDLTDMPKATLIVLSNSGHVVNLDQPDAFNKVSLTFMQTKGQVKAQDLEDNVYSIKS; encoded by the coding sequence TTGTTAGAATATAAGGTGATCGGGTCAGATCCCGCAAAAGAATACGTAATCTTTCTCCACGGAATCGGCGGTAGTGCCAACATTTTCTTTCCTCAAATGAAAGCATTCAAGAAATCCTTCAATCTCATCGCTGTGAATTTACCCGGCCACAAAAAATCATCAAGCGTCTCTGAGTATAAAGGCGGTTTTTCTTTCGATGATGTGACGGAAGAAGTATTAAAGGTCCTTGATGAGATCGGGGTAGAAAAAGCACATTTTGTGGGAATCTCATTAGGCTCTGTCGTCATCCACAAAATCTTGTCTGTGGCACCTCACCGTGTTTCAACAGCTGTGCTGGGAGGAGCCATTACACGAATTAACCTCCTCGCCAAGATGTTGCTTCTCTGGGGTACCTTATTGAAGAATGTAACGCCACACCTTTGGTTATATTCCCTATGTGCCAGGATTTTGATGCCGAATGACAATCATAAAGATTCAAGGAATGCCTTTATACAGGAAGCTGCGCAAATGAAACGCCAAGATTTCCTAGGCTGGTATGACATCGTCCACACAGTACCGGAAACCTTTACAAACATAGAAACAACCGCTGCATCCGTCCCGAAACTTTACTTGACGGGAGAGGATGACCATATGTTCAAAAAGGATGTCACCAAAGATCTAACGGACATGCCTAAGGCAACTTTGATCGTGTTATCGAATAGTGGTCATGTAGTCAATTTAGATCAACCTGATGCCTTCAACAAAGTTTCCCTTACGTTCATGCAAACAAAAGGGCAAGTGAAAGCCCAGGATTTAGAAGATAACGTTTACTCAATCAAGTCTTAA